The sequence ACTTTCAAAATGATCAGTCATCAAATTTCAAGCGAACACATGAAGTGATACTTACCTCACCACCCACGCACCATTTCACTCGACACAACAAAAATACAAGCAGGAAAAGCCATATTTAAGTCTCATgttgatcattttattatatatatttataatatgtacaGAAAAGAGAAAACGAGATCAATCCCAGCTATGAAACAGCACCGGGGTGAGCAAGCAAAGGGCGATAGAGAAACAGCGTGTATATTAGAGAAGGAAGCTGCTAAAGAGGTGCTTGCCATTTTACCATCGCCGTGTCTTAATTCAAAAAAATTAGATGTGCAAATGACATGGGTAACAagtaaaaagacaaaaagcaTAAGAACGCTCCATCACATTCATAAGTAATCACCCCCCACCCCATACCCTTCATCTTTCTGCGATCCCCACACATTACCAAATACTAAATTCATAGATCAAAAGACAGCAGGCGTCCCGAGAAGTGACCAGTGACCCTTCCGAACGCATCCCAAAAAAGCACTTGTTTAGTGTGTGCATGAGTGCAGGCTTTAAATGAGACTATTTATTTCCACACAGACGTTAACGTGGGATCCACGACACGGACCTGTTTTAAAATCAAAGGAATGTTCCCAAACGCAGTTGCCCCTTGCCCATTCTTCCTTCCCAGCCATTGCACACGCACCCATATCCCTGCTACTGCTCCCTCCAACCCCACGTTACCAGTTCACTTACAAAATAGTACAAGCAAAACCAGCACACAATATTAACAAGAACGTGTGGTTACTTAGCATTGCATGTTAGTGGTGTAAAAACTAGATTACGCTGGCTCGGTGAGAGACAATGATATAATATCACAATGGGAAGACTAGTTAAGACCAAGTGACGCACTAATACTAGTGAAGTTCACAAACTCTATCTACAGTTTCTAGATCCACATTGTACATAATAAAACAGCCAGGTCAAAAAACACTGTCATCAGACCAATCATTTGCCgtttttgtttgaaaatgctGATAAGACTGAGTTGTAACTATGTGGACAAGATTGCAGGATCCATATAAACCTGTTTGAACACCGATGGCGACATCTGAATGAGCTTCTAGACCTTTAAAGATCTATCTGTAGGTAGATTTGAAAACTAGAATCGAAGTGTACGAATAGGTTTCATTAAAGAACATGGGAGGTCATATCCGGTCTTCGGCACTGGACCAGTCAATCCCAATATTTCTAGATGCAATACACAAAAACCAGATCCATGGAACTACCACGCATTCATTGGTGGCGCAATTAAGGTCCTTcagaaatatgcaaatatatttaccgtatgcaaataaatacaaagcacACACAATGCATGATGGACTGGTTTTGGTAGCAGCGACTCAATAAGAATGGGAAAACGACACCAAATTATAGATCTGAGGTTTCAAACCAAAGCCACAAAACTGTTGACTACATTAAGAAACAACCTCAACATGTCAAGACGGTGTTCTTGCATTCATTATGAACCTGCGATAGCCAAACACTCAAAAGTAGCAGAGGTCACTGAGGTAACAGAGGGAACAGTAGCTTTCATCGACCAGCCTAGACCCCCCAAATTcagattttaaacaaaaaaaacatctgtatCCATCCCTTCCCCAACCTGACTACATCGATGACAGATGTAAAAATCAGTCTTAAAATTCACCATAACAATAATATACTAATAGGATGAGAACAAATATAGAATATTGCCGACTTGTATGCAGTTGACTTCCTGTCGATTCCGCCTCAGAAGCCATGCTTTCGCCAACAAAACCTCATTCAAGTGCTGACTTGTGAGAGAATTAGAAAATCTACAGAGATAGGTTAACGTTCTTAACACAACCTCGCTAGTTGTTTAAAAGGAGGATTTGAGAATCGCCCCTAGATCTGCTCTCATTTATTTCCATTCATGGACATATGACTGTACCAAAGCTCCATCCTGGACTTTAAGCACAGAGGGTGGAGACATGGATATGGGCAGGGTTATTAATGTGCACAGGGAGGAAAAAGGGTTGAGGTGTCTTACACAAAAGGAATGGATAAGGAGAATAAAAACAAGAAGACTATGTTGTCATAAATGAAGCCATAAGGCTGTTAGACGTTGGCTCTGAATGCAGTGGTTCCTCCCAtgacaatgctttttttttttttggtgtgtgtgagaAAATTGGTTTGACAGGGAAAGGGatggttgtgtatgtgtgtacgcTCGGGCTCTTCAACAGCAGCCGCCGCCAGACTGCCGCACAGGAGTGCTCTCGATCTTCAGGTTGGGCTTGTCTCCTCCGGTTGTCGCTCCAGGCCCCATGCGCTTCTTGATCTCAGCAGCCATTGTCATGAAGGCCTGCTCCACATTCGTGGCATTCTTAGCACTCGTCTCAAGGAAGGGGATTGCTAAAGAGTCAGCAAATTCCTTAAAGGTAAGAAGAAACCAGAGTGAGAATCATTCTTGGCACTtaaagtcaaaccaaaaattattcagacaccagatcatttttgtttttttactagtATGTGCAGGacacttttagtttgtttatgtgaagtgaggatagcaaaataaagtaaactgtagCATAcgatacccaaaaattcttcatatagtattttttttttttttacttcataccAGTAAAATTGATAATAATTTAGGACcagaaattattcagacactttgaccggACCATGTTTGCTTGAGTGTtatcagacattatcaagatgaatttatTCAGGCACAGTTAACTCGGagttgtcatattttattaccattttcaaaactatagcgaataaactgtgataatgtgtgaaACAAGAAGCTGTCTGAATACATTTCAGTTTGACCACATGTATAACTGTCTTAAAGACTGTAAAAGTAAATTTTCTTGTACAGTTAGCCTACATGTTAATATagatttttgtcacttttttgttATGAAGAAAATGTGGTCTATGCCTATGCAAAACTTCCTTCTATGAAGCAATTTTCACACTGGATTTGAGTTTTTCATGCAAATTCACCATAGTGACCAACAGAAAGTAgaagtataattttatttaatgtcataTCAGCATCTGAGGCTATTTTACCAACAGAGAGCTGTcattttgaaagtgacttctgtgcgAGTGGTGCTTCATGCATCACTAAACTATCGaccttttttgcatatgaaatgaTGATGTAATTTCGCTAACGTGACATAAGACGTGATATGAGAGGTTCCTAGGTGGTTACTTACTGGCTGCAGTCAAAATGAGctcattattatttacattattgtgCTACCCTTTTGTCACAGAACTTGAAAGCAATTTGGCTTGTAAAGCCCACAAGTTTGGAAAAAAAGGGAACAGAGATTTAAAatcagaaattaataaatattcgATTGACGCATCAATACCTTGGCTGTTGTGTAGTCCACTACTTTCTTGGTGGTGAGGTCACATTTGTTCCCCACTAGCAGCTTGTTGACGTTCTCGCTTGCATAGCGGTCTATCTCCTGTAGCCACTGTTTCACATTGTTATATGATTCctttagagagagaaagacagagaaaagaaATCTTAATTTCAACCCTTTGTGTGTTAATGatgcagtattattatttttaaattacatttctatcTATGGGAGgttcagagagctctcggaattcatcaaaaatatcttaatttgtgttccaaagatgaacgtcTCATGAAGGtcttatgtaattaatgacaatttccatttttaggcgaactatccctttaagtttaacagaaatatatataaatcaagtatatatatataaaaaattctactgaaaatctaaaaataaaatgctaaatcaaaatatgaatgcatttttatgagtataaacaatactaaaataacactgatgttaTCATCAATGTACTTTCAACTTTCTATAgacaataattaattatcaaacaAAGGAGGTTAATTAATGATGACGTCTCACCTGATCTGTGACATCATAGACCACAATGATACCGTGAGCCCCTCGATAGTAACTCGAGGTGATGGTTCGAAACCTTTCTTGCCCCGCAGTGTcccactgaaagaaagaaaggtttGGCCCCATTAAGAGTCAATAGCTTCATCTATTGACCCAAGCAAGCCAGTCATCATGATGTTCTGGTCATGCTGTCATGGAGCTTGTGAAAAATGAGTGTTATGAGGAAGAATGTATGGACTTACAATCTGTAGCTTAATGGTTTTGCCATCAAGTTCAATGGTGCGGATCTTGAAGTCCACGCCTATGGTGCTGATGTAGCTCTCAGTGTATGTGTCATCCTGAAGGACCACAGACAAACAGAAAGGAAAATTTAAAACacgtgtgaccctggagcacaaaaccagtcttaagtcgcctaagtatattttaagcaattaaaaaaaaaaaaaaaaaaaaaaaaaaaaaaaaaaattgtatgggtcaaaatcgttgatttttctttaatgccaaaaatcgttAGGATTAAGAAAAAATCACGttccaaaaattttttttgtaaatttcctacagtaaatatatcaaaacttagtttttgattagtaataagtattgctaagaattaatttggacaatttcaaaggcgatttttctagtattaagatttttttcagattccagattttcaagtaGTCATATCTCAGCcaaaatattgtccgatcctaacaaaccatacctCAATGGAAAGCttctttattcagctttcatattgaatgatttaaaatgtacaataagactgattttgtggtcacATATTTACATGTGTGGATATACTAAACCTCACAGTACATTGTAAAAGCAATCtattacaaaaaaacattcaatcaATTTGGTATGAGTTGCAGACTGCATGTTTTCAGTAGATTTATCATTCATGTTTGGCAGCAAAAGCTGACAAAACAGCCCATCTGTGACTGTACTCACAGCAAATCTCAACAGCAGACACGACTTCCCGACTCCAGAGTCACCGATGAGGAGCAGTTTGAAAAGGTAGTCactaaaattcagaaatacaacAGTAGCACATTAAAAACAGAACACCAACATGAATATATTTCAGTTTTGAAGATTTGGTTAACCTTTATATCTTATGACTTTTACAAGCCAGACGGGTTTTTATACCATTATTAATACCTCAAGTTTTATTTTATCACACCatacagtgttgttttagtattatttatatattattaatatgtcgtattagtttttatttgttactttttcagttttcactttaattttatcatgctttgtaatgtatttttgtcaCTAAAATGGAGAAACCATATCAATACTTAAAATAAGTCAACATGATCATATTTcagttttgaataaaaatgtaacccTTATATCTGAGGAAATGACAAGTCAAATGGGTTATTAAAATGCCATAAAACTAAGTAAAATAACTTAAGTTTAATTTAGTAGTATTATCTATATAACctactattacagtatttataaatattttgcagtagcatttttagtttcattttaatttgtttcctaaatgttatgctttttttcttttttttagttttttatatttctatttagttgaaaaaaatgttttgttattttagtacttcagcttattttatttcagttcattcaATTTCAGGTTTCTTAATTTCAAGTTTTTCATCGAATGATAATTAACAAAAACTTTGTTCGTTTGGCTAATGtgaacattaaaaaatatctCTAAGTTGgtcttactgtaatatttcatagTAAGACTAACAGCAAAGATGTTTGGATTGtaaagagatgtgtgtgtgtactgaactTTCCTGCTATGATAATATATCAATGACACTTCATTGCATAGTATTGAACTAATCATATAGCGCATATATAGAGATTTAacttatctaaaataaaaaaggaagcaTTGGTATTGCTAAAATGTTAACTGGTTTGGAAACAAGTTCTAGAATCAACTGCCACTTACAACCAATGGCCAGGAATCTACTTCATGGTGATCGTGAAGTAGGCTAAAAACTAAATCTGCCTGAACAAAGTCTCCCCTGCCTAGGCTGCCACCCGCTCAAAATACAGCTGAGCCTTATTCCAGCACAATGAATGACTGTCGCAAAGAAGGACCTACTCTTGTGTCTGAATTCAAGTACTAGCATTAGACAAGCTGAGAAATGTTGCATCACACAACAGTTGTGAAGCAATCATGACTCTGAgcatgctgatgatacacagagtGCACGCATGTGTCAACACAAAATCAAGAGGtgttataaccacaaacaataaGAGACACGAAAATGTTTTCAGCAAAAAAAGGGAAACTTTTAATGGTGTTTTGCCTGTTAGTTTACATGAAACGGGTTTtgaagtgcaagtttttgaaaacgcCACCATTATCGTTTCCGTGGAAACACCTAATATGGGAAACTTTGAAAACGGTAACTTCATGCGCGTGAGTAGTAACGTTAGATGTTATTTTTGTAGACATGCACTGTATGTAATCATGTTAAAGGCAAGTGCAAACAATGGTggagtacatggtactgttgtggagtttgctaacgcttcttcagcaaaATGTGGAtatacttcaccaatattacaatcaACAGCGGCGACGTgtcatatacaacatataattgTCAATTCCCTACAGCTCCTGTTTATtaacaaggtgacagcgccaactatttGCCTGGCATCAGTAATACAGCGTCGTTGGCCATTTTCGCGGATTTGTGTAAACgtgaatcattttgaaaatgctgtcatatgtatgtgacatttaaaaatgcaagggAAAAACTACATCAAAACCATGTAAACATAGCCTCAATATCAAAGCGTTTCAGCATTCAGTACCCCATTTTAACAAGTGAATTTTAGTCAAACACTTTGCAATAGAAACCACCATAAACTAGATAATAGAGAGTCTGTTAATTGGCAATGCTgatacattttagtaaaaaaaaaagaaagaaaagaatgtACACTTAAACTTAAAGCGCACATCTTCGCCATTTAAAATACAGAAAGTAAGTGAAATCTGTTTGGGCATCCTGACAGGGTCCGACATATAAACACTTCCTCAACCAATGGCACAAGTATAGGGTGGGGCTACCAGATTAACTGACCAATGGCACAAGTATAGGGTGGGGCTACCTGATTAACTGACCAATGGCAAACAGGGGAGAGTTTGAAACATGTTTGTGTCTTTGCTGCCAGTGAAACCAATGCATTTAAAGCACTGCTGATGACTATGACAAGTAATCAATTTCTGTTACTAGATATTCATGCAATATTCAAAAGTATTCAACTAAAGACGTCTGTATGAACACAGACTTGTAAGCTGCCCGAATGCAACTAAGAAAACTCAAAAAGCCTCTTCCCGTGACCACTTCCAGCTCTAATACACTGGCTTTCAATTCCCAGGCCTAATAAAAACCACATGACACCTGAATACATTGCGATGGTGC comes from Carassius auratus strain Wakin chromosome 3, ASM336829v1, whole genome shotgun sequence and encodes:
- the LOC113049031 gene encoding ras-related protein Rab-1B, with amino-acid sequence MNPEYDYLFKLLLIGDSGVGKSCLLLRFADDTYTESYISTIGVDFKIRTIELDGKTIKLQIWDTAGQERFRTITSSYYRGAHGIIVVYDVTDQESYNNVKQWLQEIDRYASENVNKLLVGNKCDLTTKKVVDYTTAKEFADSLAIPFLETSAKNATNVEQAFMTMAAEIKKRMGPGATTGGDKPNLKIESTPVRQSGGGCC